The following are encoded in a window of Nibricoccus aquaticus genomic DNA:
- a CDS encoding VOC family protein has protein sequence MKKRTPKNIVCIWYDKDALKAAKFYAKTFPNSKVTAVHKAPSNFPGGGKKGQILTVEFTVLGIPCIGLNGGPQFKHSEAFSFQVATDNQKETDKYWNALIKNGGKKSVCGWCKDKWGINWQITPRVLTDAMAKGGDTAKRAFEAMMEMDKIDVAKIQAAIRAK, from the coding sequence ATGAAAAAACGGACTCCAAAAAACATCGTCTGCATCTGGTACGACAAAGACGCGCTCAAGGCCGCGAAGTTCTACGCGAAGACCTTTCCCAACAGCAAAGTGACCGCCGTCCACAAGGCCCCGTCCAACTTTCCGGGCGGAGGCAAGAAGGGCCAGATTCTCACCGTCGAATTCACCGTCCTCGGCATCCCCTGCATCGGCCTCAACGGCGGTCCCCAGTTCAAACACAGCGAGGCGTTTTCCTTCCAGGTCGCCACGGACAACCAGAAGGAGACGGACAAATACTGGAACGCCCTGATCAAGAACGGCGGCAAAAAGAGCGTCTGCGGCTGGTGCAAAGACAAGTGGGGCATCAACTGGCAGATCACCCCGCGCGTCCTCACCGACGCCATGGCCAAAGGCGGCGACACCGCCAAACGCGCCTTCGAAGCGATGATGGAAATGGACAAAATCGACGTCGCCAAAATCCAAGCCGCCATCCGCGCCAAATAA